A single Pedobacter sp. PACM 27299 DNA region contains:
- a CDS encoding TonB-dependent receptor encodes MKLLYTTLLLIVSTAIYAQKKAVITGKVNDESHQPIDLVNIKLQETNQYTITKKDGTFTIQVSEVNNQEINLEFSYIGYKKITKQVFINKEQIDLGVITLKTLDLSLKEISINAKRNGDGSSNSSIIIDRDMIEQIPALSLNDLLNLIPNRKTSPPSLQNVQNLTLRAAYPDRNNGRDAFTLNNSFGVAIIVDGQAISNNANMQSYNPGLTGLSGSSIEKPHSWGLSGARNPAYSGDYAFGGTDLRQIPADNIESIEVIAGVPSAKYGDLSDGAVIVERQAGAGPAQIRMQLRDNATSYSFSKGTKLGHDLGALNMGLNYVNSFSDNREKLKAYKRINANTMWTNSFGREKQLKNTFSLDYGRNLDGVKQDPDDPKSTKTRFDSWNFGIGNRMNYRLNGNFLKNIGLNLKYTEGHQQTYLEELRNVAYILYSEATTTGITEGQFASGIYNAISLVDGRPVNLSAKLDFNAEFNTGKTVHYLSFGTSFNYSANKGEGRMSDPSKPRSDATTKDTGTSLFKSTGSERYYDFGLAIAQKDVGLYAEDIFKLKVAGRDLNFRTGVRLDVQNGFASVAPRTNINYQVSDNLRLGLAYGIGFKAPGLAQRYPGPTFMEVPLLVSYNGKANESIYLLYLDRYDPTNKNLKPAQNQTLEFTSNLKVNQFNLSMSAFYKMARNGINTVEQLRVVPLPRYSAEFVAGQQPTITQTGTENQLLTYYSFENSLKSNSSGLEFMMSTPAIKAIATSFNLSTGIFRTSTSNQSNQRDNPVENSNTNLNYGRIGIYRRISPVTYQSNARISATTHIPQISLIAEFTAEFALLQKTEVPDNAGIPIAYLNNALEYITITDFNPKDPLYGHLAISKSSYRESNLPRIIPNYHMSIGKEIKKRFKFSFNVYNVFNYQPTYTTPGGTIINPNPSPTFGAELSLKL; translated from the coding sequence TTGAAATTACTTTACACAACACTGCTATTAATAGTTTCAACGGCTATTTACGCGCAAAAAAAAGCGGTCATCACTGGAAAAGTGAATGACGAATCACATCAGCCTATTGATTTGGTGAACATTAAACTGCAGGAAACCAATCAGTATACCATCACTAAAAAAGACGGAACTTTTACGATTCAGGTCTCAGAAGTGAATAACCAGGAAATTAATCTGGAGTTTAGCTATATCGGTTACAAGAAAATCACCAAACAGGTTTTCATCAATAAAGAGCAAATCGATTTGGGGGTCATTACCCTTAAAACACTCGACTTGAGTTTAAAAGAAATCTCAATTAACGCAAAAAGAAATGGAGATGGTTCCTCAAATTCATCCATTATTATTGACAGGGACATGATTGAACAAATTCCCGCATTGAGCTTAAACGACCTGTTGAATTTAATTCCAAACCGAAAAACCAGTCCACCTTCCTTACAAAACGTACAGAATTTAACCTTAAGGGCAGCTTACCCAGATCGGAATAACGGCAGGGATGCTTTTACGCTGAATAATTCCTTTGGGGTTGCCATCATTGTAGATGGTCAGGCGATCAGTAATAATGCAAATATGCAGAGTTATAATCCTGGTTTAACTGGATTATCGGGTTCTTCGATTGAAAAACCTCACAGCTGGGGCTTATCTGGGGCAAGAAACCCGGCATACTCTGGCGACTATGCATTTGGAGGTACCGACCTCCGACAAATTCCGGCAGACAATATTGAAAGTATAGAAGTGATTGCGGGTGTGCCATCCGCAAAATATGGCGACCTCAGTGATGGAGCTGTAATTGTGGAACGTCAGGCAGGTGCTGGTCCAGCTCAGATCCGCATGCAGCTCAGAGACAATGCCACCTCCTACTCTTTTTCTAAAGGAACAAAATTGGGTCATGATCTTGGTGCTTTAAATATGGGTTTAAATTATGTCAATTCATTTTCTGATAACAGGGAAAAACTGAAAGCTTACAAGAGGATCAATGCCAATACGATGTGGACGAATTCTTTTGGCCGGGAAAAGCAATTAAAAAACACCTTCAGCCTCGATTACGGAAGAAATCTGGATGGGGTTAAACAAGATCCTGACGATCCGAAATCCACTAAAACCAGATTCGACAGCTGGAATTTTGGCATTGGCAACCGGATGAATTACCGCTTGAATGGTAATTTTCTGAAAAATATCGGGTTAAATTTAAAATACACTGAAGGTCATCAGCAAACTTATTTAGAAGAATTGAGGAATGTGGCCTATATTCTATATTCTGAGGCTACAACTACGGGTATTACCGAGGGTCAGTTTGCTTCTGGAATTTATAATGCCATTTCACTGGTAGATGGCCGCCCGGTAAACCTTTCGGCAAAGCTCGACTTCAATGCTGAATTCAACACAGGAAAAACCGTCCATTACCTTTCTTTTGGAACAAGTTTCAATTACAGCGCCAATAAAGGAGAAGGACGTATGTCTGACCCTTCAAAACCAAGGAGCGATGCGACCACAAAAGATACAGGAACCTCATTATTCAAATCTACCGGATCTGAAAGGTATTATGATTTCGGTTTGGCTATCGCCCAAAAAGACGTTGGCCTATATGCAGAGGATATATTTAAACTGAAAGTTGCCGGCAGAGACCTGAATTTCCGTACCGGTGTACGTCTGGATGTGCAAAATGGTTTTGCCTCTGTTGCGCCAAGAACCAATATCAATTACCAGGTGAGCGACAATCTAAGACTAGGATTAGCTTACGGTATTGGATTTAAAGCACCAGGGTTGGCACAACGCTATCCTGGCCCCACTTTCATGGAAGTTCCATTGTTAGTTTCCTATAATGGGAAGGCGAATGAGAGTATTTATCTCTTGTACCTGGACCGATACGACCCGACCAATAAGAACCTGAAACCTGCTCAAAATCAAACCCTGGAGTTCACTTCAAATCTGAAAGTAAACCAGTTTAACCTTTCTATGTCGGCATTTTACAAAATGGCCAGAAATGGTATCAATACCGTGGAACAGCTGAGGGTAGTGCCATTACCTCGATATTCAGCAGAGTTTGTAGCTGGTCAGCAACCCACCATCACGCAAACGGGTACAGAAAACCAACTGCTGACGTACTATTCATTTGAAAACAGCTTAAAGTCCAACAGCAGCGGGCTGGAATTCATGATGAGCACTCCAGCGATTAAAGCGATTGCCACTTCCTTTAACCTGAGTACCGGCATATTCAGGACATCAACTAGCAATCAGTCGAATCAAAGAGACAATCCTGTTGAAAATAGTAACACCAACCTCAACTATGGCCGCATTGGTATTTACAGACGTATTTCGCCGGTCACCTATCAAAGTAACGCCCGTATTTCTGCCACCACTCACATCCCACAAATCAGTTTGATTGCAGAGTTTACGGCAGAATTTGCTTTGCTTCAAAAAACAGAGGTTCCTGACAATGCAGGTATCCCAATTGCCTACCTTAACAATGCTCTTGAATACATTACCATCACAGATTTCAACCCAAAAGACCCTTTATATGGTCACCTGGCTATCTCAAAAAGCTCATATAGAGAAAGTAATCTTCCCAGAATCATTCCCAATTACCACATGAGTATTGGAAAAGAGATTAAAAAAAGGTTCAAATTCTCCTTCAATGTCTACAATGTTTTCAATTACCAGCCTACTTATACCACCCCTGGTGGAACTATTATTAACCCCAATCCCAGCCCTACTTTCGGTGCAGAATTATCATTAAAACTCTAA
- a CDS encoding DUF4876 domain-containing protein: protein MKKLVLSLFLAASLLACKKDKTPGTQPVDIDINLSFDDQSLGYTLPLEKITVKITNTQSKASMELTSDASGKLAFKSVSPGSYDIDANLTISAADYTRITGIPTDAPVTFNASEKNKKLDAAFTGVLDLKLIAGTPGEWLIKQIYYAGSNTTTGAIFRDQFLEFYNNTDQVLYADSLYFAQLNGRVSSESPNMNYTSTGQMDWSKSIGMVDGANANKDYVYAKTLFMIPGTGKQYPVQPGKSIIVAQTALNHKAPFTGNDGKVVTVRDPELTIDLSGADFEAYYGDVLGGKPFSSDINNPQVPNIEILAYSGNDMILDANGKDSYVIFKVDGTQKVREWPQYFEPLKAAPLPTVKKYFQIPVKYLIDGVEIQPNIASSRFPKKLGANVDAGFTFVPKGNYSSQSVIRKTEKTVNGRVVLKDTNNSTEDFIYLEKANPRGFQ from the coding sequence ATGAAAAAACTTGTACTTAGCCTTTTCCTCGCGGCCAGCTTACTGGCTTGTAAAAAAGACAAAACTCCTGGAACACAGCCAGTAGACATTGACATCAATCTTAGTTTTGACGACCAATCACTGGGATATACTTTACCGCTTGAAAAAATAACCGTTAAAATCACAAATACCCAGAGTAAAGCGAGCATGGAGTTAACTTCAGATGCTTCAGGAAAGCTTGCTTTTAAATCCGTTTCACCAGGAAGCTACGACATTGATGCGAATTTAACGATTTCTGCAGCAGATTATACCAGAATTACCGGGATCCCAACAGATGCCCCAGTGACCTTTAATGCATCCGAAAAAAATAAAAAACTTGATGCTGCTTTCACTGGAGTATTAGACCTCAAATTAATTGCGGGCACACCTGGCGAATGGCTGATCAAGCAAATCTATTATGCTGGTTCCAATACCACTACCGGAGCGATCTTCAGAGATCAATTCCTTGAATTCTATAACAACACCGATCAGGTCTTATATGCAGACAGTCTCTATTTTGCGCAGCTCAATGGAAGGGTGTCCAGCGAATCTCCAAATATGAATTACACGTCTACAGGCCAAATGGATTGGAGCAAATCAATTGGTATGGTGGATGGCGCCAATGCGAACAAAGACTATGTGTATGCGAAAACTTTATTTATGATCCCTGGTACCGGAAAACAATATCCTGTACAACCAGGAAAGAGCATTATTGTGGCACAAACAGCCTTAAATCACAAAGCACCTTTTACCGGAAATGATGGCAAAGTGGTTACTGTGAGAGATCCAGAACTAACAATCGACTTGAGTGGTGCCGATTTCGAAGCTTATTACGGAGATGTTCTTGGTGGAAAACCATTTTCATCAGATATAAACAACCCTCAGGTTCCTAATATTGAAATCCTTGCTTATTCAGGAAATGATATGATCCTGGATGCCAATGGAAAAGACAGTTACGTAATCTTTAAAGTAGATGGCACGCAAAAAGTGAGAGAATGGCCGCAATATTTTGAGCCTTTAAAAGCAGCCCCATTGCCTACAGTGAAAAAATACTTCCAGATTCCGGTAAAATACCTGATTGATGGGGTAGAAATTCAGCCGAATATTGCTTCCAGCCGTTTTCCGAAAAAATTAGGCGCCAATGTTGATGCTGGATTTACCTTCGTTCCTAAGGGAAATTACAGTTCGCAGTCGGTCATTAGAAAAACTGAGAAAACAGTAAATGGCAGGGTGGTATTAAAAGACACGAACAACTCTACGGAAGATTTTATCTATCTGGAGAAAGCAAATCCAAGAGGTTTTCAATAA
- a CDS encoding DUF6850 family outer membrane beta-barrel protein produces MKKIYTIALLLQLCAAAAYAQKSDSTASRKARSFAIDSAAYNFYNFAKNKSFFTATMPDGFNTLSLGHQLTKGRFMPYQESSKTNDTYFATEGKTTLSDVALWGSLVYHKIREDSTRWAHQTRNNTTAPLYYGSERNVNYERSVYQFNAMAQRNMIGKNLPLALGIDYRIGDHYSTNDPRAKLNDYQFNMQASLGYHLSKRLLLGLGFRYGYGEERTDIAYKNKQNETNTDQPQYITHLINGYGDPEMKPINRVFHNKQSRKGMDTYLNYEAPSFGTFSWSGSYLKETQNFLNKFPDITYKDFFNDYYLTSYKFDLAWKKKLSKYQLLLIANYSNLDGEDFSYKVSANNYLYNREQWGIKAVLSKPGKTSFNYVLELRKDGEERQDGSKANILSYSAIKPGLGFGFNRQLPGNQSFGMNVKGVYSKNINDQFVVPIINEGPFTKTVIYNDYLYNTADYFSGTVQADYTFPTFRQIQTGIKLGFTYNEATQFKSLDRAVATLPGNQRFSTNLSLNFYF; encoded by the coding sequence ATGAAAAAAATATATACGATTGCTTTACTGCTGCAGCTCTGTGCAGCTGCTGCCTACGCTCAAAAGTCAGATTCGACTGCAAGTAGGAAAGCCAGGTCATTTGCCATAGACTCTGCGGCTTATAATTTTTATAATTTCGCAAAAAACAAAAGTTTTTTCACGGCTACTATGCCTGATGGTTTTAATACCCTGAGCTTAGGTCACCAATTGACAAAAGGCAGATTTATGCCTTACCAGGAAAGCAGTAAAACAAATGATACATATTTTGCAACAGAAGGAAAAACTACACTTTCCGATGTAGCCTTATGGGGATCTTTAGTGTACCATAAAATCAGGGAAGATAGCACCCGATGGGCGCATCAAACCAGAAATAACACCACTGCACCGCTATACTATGGCTCGGAAAGGAACGTAAACTACGAACGCTCTGTTTACCAGTTCAATGCGATGGCACAGCGCAATATGATTGGAAAGAATTTACCGCTTGCTTTGGGCATTGATTATCGGATTGGCGATCATTATTCGACTAATGACCCCAGGGCAAAGCTAAATGACTATCAGTTTAACATGCAGGCAAGTCTGGGTTACCACCTTTCTAAAAGACTATTGTTAGGACTGGGGTTTAGATACGGTTATGGAGAAGAGCGAACAGACATCGCTTACAAAAACAAGCAAAATGAAACGAATACCGATCAGCCGCAGTACATCACCCATTTAATCAATGGATATGGAGATCCTGAAATGAAGCCCATCAATAGGGTTTTCCACAACAAGCAATCGCGCAAAGGGATGGATACCTACCTGAACTATGAGGCCCCCAGTTTTGGGACGTTCTCCTGGTCGGGATCTTACCTTAAAGAAACCCAGAATTTCCTCAACAAATTTCCAGACATCACCTATAAAGATTTCTTTAACGACTATTACCTGACCAGCTATAAATTTGACCTGGCTTGGAAGAAAAAGCTGTCCAAATATCAGCTTTTACTGATCGCCAACTACAGTAATTTAGATGGTGAAGATTTTAGTTATAAAGTAAGTGCCAATAATTACCTGTACAACCGGGAACAATGGGGTATAAAAGCAGTCCTGAGTAAACCTGGTAAGACAAGTTTCAACTATGTACTGGAGCTGAGAAAAGATGGAGAAGAACGTCAGGATGGCTCAAAAGCGAACATCCTTTCTTACAGTGCGATTAAACCGGGTTTGGGATTTGGTTTCAACAGGCAGCTTCCGGGGAATCAGAGTTTCGGAATGAATGTGAAAGGTGTATATTCAAAAAATATAAATGATCAGTTTGTAGTTCCAATTATTAATGAAGGTCCATTTACAAAAACGGTCATCTACAACGATTACCTCTATAATACCGCTGATTATTTTAGTGGAACTGTGCAGGCAGACTATACCTTCCCCACTTTCAGACAGATTCAGACAGGAATAAAACTAGGCTTTACTTACAACGAGGCTACACAGTTTAAAAGTTTAGACAGAGCAGTGGCTACCCTACCAGGAAACCAGCGATTTTCTACCAACCTTTCTCTCAACTTCTATTTTTAA
- a CDS encoding YciE/YciF ferroxidase family protein: MATTTKSSSTKTVASSNGKNGKMEESEFHKFFIDELKDIYWAEKHLSKALPKMQKAATSTELAAAFKKHTEETMTHIATLEQVFEKLGEKAQAKKCDAMAGLVEEANSIIEDTEKGTLVRDAALILAAQKVEHYEIATYGTLRTFAVNMGHTDVAELLQQTLDNEKETDVALTEIAEEFINEQAAAE, encoded by the coding sequence ATGGCAACTACAACGAAAAGTAGCAGTACTAAAACTGTAGCAAGTTCAAATGGAAAAAATGGTAAAATGGAGGAATCTGAATTTCACAAGTTCTTCATTGATGAGTTGAAAGACATCTATTGGGCAGAGAAACATTTATCCAAAGCTTTGCCAAAAATGCAGAAAGCCGCGACCAGTACGGAGCTCGCAGCCGCATTTAAAAAGCATACAGAAGAAACAATGACACACATTGCTACCCTTGAGCAGGTTTTTGAAAAGCTTGGAGAAAAAGCTCAGGCTAAAAAGTGCGATGCCATGGCAGGATTGGTGGAAGAAGCAAATTCTATCATTGAAGATACAGAAAAAGGCACCTTAGTACGTGATGCCGCTCTGATTCTCGCTGCACAAAAAGTAGAGCATTATGAAATTGCTACTTATGGTACATTAAGAACATTTGCAGTAAATATGGGCCATACCGACGTGGCTGAGCTATTGCAGCAGACATTAGACAATGAAAAAGAAACGGATGTGGCGCTAACCGAGATTGCCGAAGAGTTTATCAACGAGCAGGCAGCGGCTGAATAA
- the thiS gene encoding sulfur carrier protein ThiS: MEITVNQQNYPISETCSVEQLLLNVLQIPVQGIAVAINQTIISKTEWPERLLQDGDRLTVIKATQGG; encoded by the coding sequence ATGGAAATAACTGTAAATCAACAAAACTATCCGATCAGCGAAACTTGTTCCGTAGAACAATTGCTATTAAACGTGCTTCAAATTCCCGTTCAGGGAATTGCTGTAGCCATCAATCAAACCATCATCTCAAAAACGGAATGGCCCGAACGGCTGCTGCAAGATGGCGACCGACTTACCGTCATTAAAGCCACTCAAGGAGGCTAA
- the thiC gene encoding phosphomethylpyrimidine synthase ThiC has product MKHEKTPDEQVISRTPFPASKKIFVPGQLHDIQVAMREITLSETKIHNGFGATEVNPPVTIYDTSGPYTDPNAEIDVKKGLPRLRETWITGRADVDQLDQISSDYGQERLADGKLDSLRFSHLNKPYRAKKGMNVSQMHYAKKGVITAEMEYIAIRENQRIDLLNEQLGAQYGVMAHQHQGHSFGANTPKGYISPEFVRSEVASGRAVIPCNINHPELEPMIIGRNFLVKINANIGNSAVTSSIEEEVEKAVWACRWGADTIMDLSTGKNIHETREWIIRNSPVPIGTVPIYQALEKVNGKAEDLTWEIFRDTLIEQAEQGVDYFTIHAGVLLRYIPLTAKRVTGIVSRGGSIMAKWCLAHHRESFLYTHFEEICEIMKAYDVAFSLGDGLRPGCIADANDEAQFSELETLGELTKIAWKHDIQTIIEGPGHVPMHLIKENMEKQLQHCSEAPFYTLGPLTTDIAPGYDHITSAIGAAMIGWFGTAMLCYVTPKEHLGLPNKKDVKDGVITYKIAAHAADLAKGHPGAQYRDNALSKARFEFRWEDQFNLSLDPDTAKEFHDETLPADGAKIAHFCSMCGPNFCSMKITQDVRDYAAKQGLEESEALNQGMAEKSKEFTAKGSEIYL; this is encoded by the coding sequence ATGAAACACGAAAAGACTCCAGACGAGCAAGTCATCAGCCGCACTCCTTTTCCGGCCTCCAAAAAAATCTTTGTTCCCGGACAGCTTCATGACATCCAGGTAGCGATGCGTGAAATCACGTTAAGCGAGACTAAAATCCACAATGGTTTTGGCGCCACAGAGGTCAACCCACCAGTAACGATTTACGACACCAGCGGTCCTTATACCGATCCAAATGCAGAAATCGATGTCAAAAAAGGTTTACCAAGACTTCGGGAAACCTGGATCACCGGAAGAGCAGACGTAGACCAGCTGGATCAGATTTCTTCTGATTACGGTCAGGAGCGACTGGCAGATGGAAAACTCGACAGCCTCCGCTTTTCCCACCTGAACAAACCTTACCGCGCGAAAAAAGGCATGAATGTTTCTCAAATGCATTACGCGAAAAAAGGGGTCATCACTGCCGAAATGGAATACATCGCCATCCGCGAAAATCAAAGGATTGACCTTTTGAATGAACAGCTTGGCGCGCAGTATGGCGTAATGGCACACCAGCATCAAGGTCATAGTTTCGGCGCAAATACTCCAAAAGGATACATCAGCCCAGAATTTGTCAGGTCTGAAGTGGCTTCCGGAAGAGCCGTGATCCCTTGTAACATCAACCACCCGGAACTGGAACCGATGATTATCGGCCGGAATTTCCTCGTTAAGATCAACGCTAACATCGGAAACTCTGCAGTGACCTCTTCTATCGAAGAAGAAGTAGAAAAGGCTGTATGGGCTTGCAGATGGGGCGCAGATACGATTATGGACCTGAGTACCGGAAAAAACATTCATGAAACCCGCGAATGGATCATCCGTAACTCCCCGGTACCAATTGGAACGGTTCCGATTTATCAAGCTTTAGAAAAAGTAAATGGCAAAGCCGAAGACCTCACCTGGGAAATTTTCAGAGATACGCTGATTGAACAGGCTGAGCAAGGCGTGGATTATTTCACCATCCATGCTGGTGTATTGCTTCGCTACATCCCATTAACTGCAAAAAGAGTGACCGGAATTGTTTCTCGTGGTGGTTCTATCATGGCAAAATGGTGTCTGGCTCACCACAGAGAAAGTTTCTTGTATACTCATTTTGAGGAAATCTGTGAAATTATGAAAGCTTATGACGTGGCCTTCTCTCTTGGAGATGGCTTGCGCCCAGGCTGTATTGCCGATGCAAATGATGAAGCACAGTTTTCAGAATTGGAGACTTTAGGAGAATTGACAAAAATCGCCTGGAAGCACGACATCCAAACCATTATCGAAGGCCCAGGCCATGTACCTATGCACCTGATCAAAGAAAACATGGAGAAACAACTGCAACATTGTTCGGAAGCGCCATTTTATACTTTAGGTCCATTGACTACAGACATCGCCCCTGGCTACGATCACATCACCTCTGCAATTGGTGCAGCGATGATCGGCTGGTTCGGTACTGCTATGCTTTGCTATGTGACGCCAAAAGAGCACCTCGGTTTGCCGAACAAGAAAGATGTGAAAGATGGCGTGATTACCTACAAGATCGCAGCTCATGCCGCAGATTTAGCCAAAGGGCACCCTGGCGCACAATACCGGGATAATGCTTTGAGCAAGGCAAGATTTGAATTCAGATGGGAAGACCAGTTTAACCTTTCCTTGGATCCGGATACCGCAAAAGAGTTTCATGACGAAACCCTTCCTGCAGATGGTGCAAAAATCGCACACTTCTGCTCGATGTGCGGCCCAAACTTCTGTTCGATGAAAATTACACAGGATGTGAGGGACTATGCCGCCAAGCAAGGCCTCGAAGAATCAGAAGCTTTAAATCAGGGAATGGCTGAAAAGTCTAAAGAGTTTACCGCAAAAGGAAGTGAAATTTATTTATAA
- a CDS encoding thiamine phosphate synthase, with translation MELIVISKPSFFKGEAQLINELFDLGMQRFHLRKESADQRAYELLLREINPRYLERIALHQSHELAVDFDIHRLHFKEKERIEGRHVDFLKKAGIILSTSIHSITHLPDLVHFKYTFLGPVFQSISKKDYPGMIPADFKLPLTAGLKASQQEVKNLSPSMTKVIALGGVTDSKISRLQQMNFDGAAVLGALWNAPELAIPNFKKIKQACQTTA, from the coding sequence GTGGAACTGATTGTCATTTCAAAACCCAGCTTTTTTAAGGGGGAAGCGCAGCTGATCAACGAGCTGTTCGACCTCGGCATGCAGCGCTTCCACCTTAGAAAAGAATCGGCTGACCAGCGGGCTTATGAGTTGTTGTTAAGGGAGATCAATCCTCGCTATCTGGAGCGTATCGCCCTGCACCAATCCCATGAGCTTGCTGTTGATTTTGACATTCATAGACTTCATTTTAAAGAGAAGGAACGGATAGAAGGAAGGCATGTTGATTTTTTAAAGAAAGCAGGAATCATCTTAAGCACGTCTATACATTCAATAACCCATTTACCTGATTTAGTACATTTTAAATATACTTTTCTTGGCCCTGTTTTTCAAAGCATCTCAAAAAAAGACTATCCGGGAATGATTCCAGCAGATTTTAAACTACCCCTGACTGCCGGTCTGAAAGCGTCGCAGCAAGAGGTTAAAAACCTGTCCCCATCTATGACAAAAGTGATTGCTTTGGGTGGGGTTACAGATTCAAAAATCAGTCGGCTTCAGCAAATGAATTTTGATGGGGCAGCAGTTTTAGGGGCGCTTTGGAATGCGCCGGAACTGGCCATACCAAATTTTAAAAAAATAAAACAAGCATGTCAAACCACCGCATAG
- a CDS encoding hydroxymethylpyrimidine/phosphomethylpyrimidine kinase — MSNHRIVPSIERPYVISIAGFDPSAGAGLLSDMKTFEAHQLYGFGVCTAMTIQTDTAFLKNDWLEKEHLLAQLKPLLEKFPIPAVKIGLIKDLETLLAVCDCLISFDPQIKIVLDPVLKASAGYNFHDWISGSVIFKNVLKRLYLITPNYLELQTLMGADQENQKDVKAVEQLCLSWSLDCAVLLKGGHHPLTPGTDYLFHKNERLEFHSGSPVVYPKHGSGCVLSSAITAQLALGNSLQKSCRFGKEYIERFLNSNTSLLGYHNL; from the coding sequence ATGTCAAACCACCGCATAGTGCCATCGATAGAAAGACCTTACGTGATCAGCATTGCTGGCTTCGACCCCAGTGCCGGGGCCGGACTGCTCTCCGATATGAAAACTTTTGAAGCGCATCAGTTGTATGGTTTTGGTGTGTGTACCGCCATGACCATTCAAACTGATACTGCGTTTTTGAAAAATGATTGGCTGGAAAAGGAACACCTCCTCGCACAGCTCAAGCCATTGCTTGAAAAGTTCCCGATACCAGCCGTCAAAATTGGATTGATCAAAGACCTGGAAACTTTATTAGCAGTTTGCGATTGTTTAATCTCATTTGATCCGCAGATTAAAATTGTGCTGGATCCTGTTTTAAAGGCCAGTGCTGGATATAACTTCCACGATTGGATATCGGGTTCGGTTATTTTTAAAAACGTCTTAAAACGGCTTTATTTGATTACGCCAAATTATCTGGAACTACAAACCTTAATGGGGGCTGATCAGGAGAACCAGAAGGATGTTAAAGCGGTTGAGCAACTTTGCCTGAGCTGGTCGCTGGACTGCGCGGTTTTACTCAAAGGAGGCCACCACCCCTTAACGCCGGGCACCGACTATTTGTTCCACAAAAATGAAAGGCTGGAATTCCATTCCGGCAGCCCGGTTGTTTATCCAAAACACGGCTCCGGATGTGTCCTGTCTTCTGCCATTACTGCCCAGCTTGCTTTGGGTAATTCCCTTCAAAAATCTTGTCGCTTTGGCAAGGAGTATATCGAGCGTTTTTTAAACAGTAACACCAGCCTTTTAGGCTACCATAACTTATGA
- a CDS encoding thiamine phosphate synthase produces MIDRLHYISQSNAEISHLEAIEQVLHAGGKWIQLRVKNQPENEVLNLAKAANDLCKKFASKLIINDFPLVSKAVNAQGTHVGLNDISVVNTRLLVGKNKTIGATANTFADLQNAVAAGANYIGLGPFRFTSTKQNLSPILGLDGYKKIMEQVRNADINIPVIAIGGITPEDLPALLKTGIYGLALSGVLTNKPDTDLLIRQLYQELQNQSST; encoded by the coding sequence ATGATCGACAGACTACATTACATCTCCCAATCCAACGCTGAGATCAGCCATCTGGAAGCCATTGAACAGGTATTACATGCCGGTGGAAAATGGATTCAGCTCCGCGTAAAAAATCAGCCAGAAAACGAGGTTTTAAACCTGGCTAAAGCTGCAAATGACCTATGCAAAAAATTTGCAAGTAAATTAATCATCAATGATTTCCCCTTAGTATCTAAGGCCGTAAACGCCCAAGGAACACATGTAGGATTAAATGATATAAGCGTCGTAAACACCAGATTATTAGTAGGTAAAAATAAAACAATTGGCGCCACTGCAAATACTTTTGCAGACTTGCAAAACGCGGTTGCAGCAGGTGCGAATTATATTGGACTAGGTCCATTTCGCTTTACCAGCACAAAGCAGAATCTAAGCCCTATTTTAGGACTGGATGGCTATAAAAAAATCATGGAACAGGTCAGAAATGCCGACATCAACATTCCGGTAATTGCCATTGGCGGCATCACTCCGGAAGACCTTCCGGCACTGCTAAAAACTGGTATTTACGGACTGGCACTTTCAGGCGTTTTAACCAACAAACCTGACACAGATCTGCTCATCAGACAGCTGTACCAGGAGCTCCAAAACCAGTCCTCCACTTAA